One Nonomuraea angiospora DNA segment encodes these proteins:
- a CDS encoding DegT/DnrJ/EryC1/StrS family aminotransferase, with product MTLAIHGGTPVRSASWPAWPPPLDPAQRELVTKVLESGLWGATQGGSVVADLTAAFASRSGVPYGVAVGNATLGLFAALRGLGVGRGDEVIVPAYTFVASATAVLLAGAVPVVADVDPVDLHLSPGAVRDAVTGRTAAIMPVHLAGSPADMDPLNDLAARHGLAVVEDAAQAHGATYRDRPVGGLGDAGVYSFQASKAMTAGEGGLIVCRDQAVHERVWSACNVGRAPGGRWYGHPSVGWNLRLTEIQAALLLPWLDRLDEEIERRNAFCAALERELAHVPEVTVVPQPEGTTRDSRHLLMLRLDAGVDREFALAAMAAEGVPLDAGYPPLGTMAALTAEGARAEPCPGAEEAARTVVWVRQAMLMDAPEAAGDVAEALAKVITHCSRERP from the coding sequence GTGACGCTCGCCATCCACGGCGGCACTCCTGTCCGCTCGGCCTCCTGGCCCGCCTGGCCGCCGCCCCTCGACCCCGCGCAGCGCGAGCTCGTCACCAAGGTGCTCGAGAGCGGCCTGTGGGGAGCCACGCAGGGCGGTTCCGTGGTGGCGGACCTGACCGCCGCGTTCGCCAGCCGCTCCGGCGTCCCGTACGGCGTCGCCGTGGGCAACGCCACGCTGGGCCTGTTCGCCGCGCTGCGCGGCCTCGGCGTGGGCAGGGGCGACGAGGTGATCGTCCCGGCGTACACGTTCGTGGCCTCGGCCACCGCCGTGCTGCTGGCCGGCGCCGTCCCCGTCGTCGCCGACGTGGACCCGGTGGACCTGCACCTGTCGCCGGGAGCCGTGCGGGACGCGGTGACCGGCAGGACCGCGGCGATCATGCCCGTGCACCTGGCGGGCAGCCCCGCCGACATGGACCCGCTCAACGACCTGGCCGCCCGGCACGGCCTCGCGGTCGTCGAGGACGCCGCCCAGGCGCACGGCGCCACGTACCGGGACCGTCCCGTGGGCGGTCTGGGCGACGCGGGCGTCTACAGCTTCCAGGCGAGCAAGGCGATGACCGCCGGCGAGGGCGGCCTCATCGTCTGCCGCGACCAGGCCGTGCACGAGCGCGTCTGGTCGGCCTGCAACGTCGGCCGCGCGCCCGGCGGCCGCTGGTACGGCCACCCGTCCGTCGGCTGGAACCTGCGCCTCACCGAGATCCAGGCGGCGCTCCTGCTGCCCTGGCTCGACCGCCTCGACGAGGAGATCGAGCGCAGGAACGCATTCTGCGCCGCCCTGGAACGCGAGCTGGCCCATGTCCCCGAGGTGACCGTGGTGCCGCAGCCCGAGGGCACGACGCGCGACTCGCGCCACCTGCTCATGCTGCGCCTCGACGCCGGGGTGGACCGGGAGTTCGCGCTGGCGGCCATGGCCGCGGAGGGGGTGCCGCTCGACGCCGGCTACCCGCCGCTCGGCACGATGGCCGCCCTCACCGCCGAGGGCGCCCGCGCCGAGCCGTGCCCGGGCGCCGAGGAGGCCGCCAGGACCGTGGTGTGGGTACGCCAGGCCATGCTCATGGACGCCCCTGAGGCGGCCGGCGACGTCGCCGAGGCCCTCGCTAAGGTGATCACCCATTGCAGCCGCGAACGTCCCTGA
- a CDS encoding amidohydrolase family protein gives MILDAHGHVGTWPDFLIPHPTAEHLVAAMDRIGVTAMGISHLLAVGPDAVRGNELAMEIAGRFPGRFGVWQVYNPHHRTPLVRDGVWGVKLHPDVHQCRLDDPLYEPVWRLGLPVLAHGQTDSPWSDPAQFAAVAARHPHVPLIMGHTGLFAYGFGRAARLVADLPNVYLETCGSKMTGRWIARLAALAGAERVLFGSDACFLDLRTGYGRVALAPLTDTDRALIQGANLARLLGHS, from the coding sequence GTGATCCTCGACGCCCACGGCCACGTCGGCACCTGGCCCGACTTCCTCATCCCCCATCCCACCGCCGAACACCTCGTGGCCGCGATGGACCGGATCGGCGTCACCGCGATGGGCATCAGCCACCTGCTCGCCGTCGGCCCCGACGCGGTGCGCGGCAACGAGCTGGCCATGGAGATCGCGGGACGCTTCCCCGGCCGGTTCGGGGTGTGGCAGGTCTACAACCCGCACCACCGCACGCCGCTCGTCCGCGACGGCGTGTGGGGGGTCAAGCTCCACCCCGACGTGCACCAGTGCCGCCTCGACGACCCCCTGTACGAGCCGGTCTGGCGGCTCGGCCTGCCGGTCCTGGCGCACGGCCAGACGGACTCGCCCTGGAGCGACCCCGCCCAGTTCGCCGCCGTCGCGGCCCGGCACCCGCACGTTCCGCTGATCATGGGGCACACCGGGCTCTTTGCGTACGGGTTCGGCCGCGCGGCCCGCCTCGTGGCCGACCTTCCCAACGTCTATCTGGAGACGTGCGGCTCGAAGATGACCGGCCGGTGGATCGCCCGGCTGGCGGCGCTGGCGGGGGCCGAGCGGGTGCTGTTCGGCTCGGACGCCTGCTTCCTCGACCTGCGCACCGGCTACGGCCGCGTCGCCCTGGCCCCGCTCACCGACACTGACCGCGCCCTCATCCAGGGCGCCAACCTGGCCCGCCTGCTCGGCCACTCGTGA
- a CDS encoding amidohydrolase family protein yields MPKYVIDAHRLIGPVPFDDLPTDPRDEMDRLGIGLACVTHTLSLYSDPKAGNEALLALDNPRLIPVPVVVPGAGEPDGPDEVAAWGVRMIRLCPERHRFDLTGPWTLRWLAEIGLPVAIDLDETSPAQLRHLAEHLPELPLLVLNPGYRRLRALAELMAEAPNVRAEIGTVNTQGGVEWLAARFGAERLVFGTGAPVSDDCGPRFLLDHLDLPEKDIERIAAGTLEALL; encoded by the coding sequence GTGCCGAAATATGTGATCGATGCCCACCGGCTCATCGGTCCCGTGCCGTTCGACGACCTGCCGACGGACCCCCGGGACGAGATGGACCGGCTGGGCATCGGCCTGGCCTGCGTCACCCACACGCTGAGCCTCTACTCCGACCCCAAGGCGGGCAACGAGGCACTGCTCGCGCTCGACAACCCCCGGCTCATCCCCGTCCCCGTCGTGGTGCCGGGGGCCGGGGAGCCGGACGGGCCGGACGAGGTGGCGGCGTGGGGCGTACGGATGATCAGGCTCTGTCCCGAACGCCACCGCTTCGACCTCACGGGACCGTGGACCCTGCGGTGGCTGGCCGAGATCGGCCTGCCGGTCGCGATCGACCTCGACGAGACCTCGCCCGCCCAGCTCCGCCACCTCGCCGAGCACCTGCCCGAGCTGCCCCTGCTCGTCCTCAACCCCGGCTACCGCCGCCTGCGCGCGCTGGCCGAGCTGATGGCCGAGGCGCCGAACGTGCGGGCCGAGATCGGCACCGTCAACACCCAGGGCGGCGTCGAGTGGCTGGCGGCGCGGTTCGGGGCGGAGCGGCTGGTGTTCGGCACGGGCGCGCCGGTGTCCGACGACTGCGGCCCCCGCTTCCTGCTCGACCACCTCGACCTGCCCGAGAAGGACATCGAGCGGATCGCCGCAGGCACGCTGGAGGCGCTGCTGTGA